Proteins found in one Sulfurospirillum diekertiae genomic segment:
- a CDS encoding ParB/RepB/Spo0J family partition protein, giving the protein MAKKPPAKSSIMDEIREIESSVEKAMTDNFSNVIMVPISDIYEISLASGEQMHNRISYSVTEVKELAGNLKDIEPNGLLGTGLLQPIVLRKNGSRFERISGFRRIEAFKINNALEIPSIVLNNISDATARFMRNSENLKRENINPYDEIYGIIENVALSLSITFKEAISFLNKIKNHNSGKTSFSDYDKQMYISVTDVVRGICKYEVGALIERLVILNMNTLILDALKENELNYSQAKEINKVKDDEIVKKLLYFVKNKNSTVSELREKIKELTKSDPKNNDSFVKKALSKSSFQEKDYKKLDSGNKARADKILKEINDLKIQLEELIQ; this is encoded by the coding sequence ATGGCAAAAAAACCACCAGCAAAATCAAGCATCATGGATGAAATAAGAGAAATTGAAAGTAGTGTTGAAAAAGCAATGACTGATAATTTTTCAAACGTAATAATGGTTCCAATATCAGATATTTATGAAATTTCTCTTGCAAGCGGAGAGCAGATGCATAATAGGATTTCCTATTCTGTAACAGAGGTTAAAGAGCTTGCTGGCAATCTAAAAGATATTGAACCAAACGGACTTCTTGGGACAGGCCTACTTCAGCCAATTGTACTGAGAAAGAATGGCTCTCGCTTTGAGCGAATATCAGGTTTCAGAAGAATAGAGGCATTTAAAATCAACAATGCTTTAGAAATACCTTCTATTGTTTTAAACAATATCAGCGATGCTACAGCACGGTTTATGAGAAATAGTGAAAATCTTAAGCGTGAAAACATTAATCCCTACGATGAGATTTATGGCATTATTGAAAATGTTGCCCTCTCTTTGTCTATTACATTTAAAGAAGCTATTAGTTTTTTAAATAAAATCAAAAATCACAACTCTGGTAAAACTTCATTTTCAGACTATGACAAGCAAATGTACATTTCTGTAACGGACGTTGTTAGAGGAATTTGTAAGTATGAGGTTGGGGCTCTTATTGAGCGCTTGGTCATTCTTAACATGAACACTCTTATTTTGGATGCCCTAAAAGAAAATGAGCTCAATTATTCTCAAGCAAAAGAGATTAACAAGGTTAAGGATGATGAAATCGTTAAAAAACTTCTGTATTTTGTGAAGAATAAAAATTCAACCGTTTCCGAACTGCGTGAAAAAATCAAAGAACTTACAAAGAGTGATCCAAAAAACAATGACTCTTTTGTAAAAAAAGCCCTTAGTAAGTCCTCATTTCAAGAAAAGGATTATAAAAAACTTGATTCTGGGAACAAGGCAAGGGCAGACAAAATATTAAAAGAAATTAATGATTTAAAAATTCAACTCGAAGAACTCATTCAATAA
- a CDS encoding replication initiation protein, with protein sequence MNKKKASTPSSALEKAKQQHFDLLRKNNAITDAKNGELSLGAMKALDAILQVYQEKQETKMHLELSLLRKKLGLQNNNAYVERIKTYLLELKLPFELRDFNDSKSGKKVSWALTSFLQDVKSYKESQHLIEINISENFLDYLVEKAGYTSIDLSMSKKFKTKFGYKIYEMYLRYYSLPNREANELGIIKKDIKEMNDKFGTTYQHASKMMEGIGRGLKEIEQVTGTGIFCFYEKVSKKFIFSWEKISGELEHKSPIPTARIDEFIDWVVEHSKQLVNNKKKYASKLKEMFLKNELSEWESSYRGMLMYKYAFSSEEIDAMKMEDGRYKDFSLKVAQKRLFDE encoded by the coding sequence ATGAACAAAAAGAAGGCTTCCACTCCTTCGTCGGCTCTAGAAAAAGCGAAGCAACAGCATTTTGATCTACTTCGTAAAAACAACGCTATTACTGATGCCAAAAACGGCGAACTCTCTTTGGGTGCAATGAAGGCTCTCGATGCAATTTTGCAAGTATATCAAGAGAAGCAAGAGACTAAAATGCACCTAGAATTATCCTTACTAAGAAAAAAGCTTGGCTTACAGAACAATAATGCCTATGTTGAAAGAATTAAAACATATTTGCTAGAACTAAAACTTCCTTTTGAGTTGCGCGATTTTAATGACTCTAAGTCAGGAAAGAAGGTTTCTTGGGCTCTCACTTCATTTTTGCAAGATGTTAAGTCATATAAAGAAAGTCAGCATCTCATTGAAATCAACATTTCCGAAAACTTCTTGGACTATCTAGTTGAAAAAGCTGGTTATACGAGTATCGACCTCTCAATGTCTAAGAAGTTTAAAACAAAATTTGGCTATAAAATTTATGAGATGTACTTGCGCTACTATTCTTTGCCTAACCGAGAAGCTAACGAACTTGGTATAATCAAAAAAGATATTAAAGAAATGAATGATAAGTTTGGAACAACTTATCAGCATGCCTCAAAGATGATGGAAGGTATTGGAAGAGGGCTTAAAGAGATTGAGCAAGTTACAGGAACAGGAATATTTTGTTTTTATGAAAAAGTTTCTAAGAAATTTATTTTTTCATGGGAGAAAATAAGTGGTGAACTTGAACATAAATCACCCATTCCAACCGCGAGAATAGATGAGTTTATCGATTGGGTTGTCGAACATTCTAAACAGCTCGTTAACAATAAAAAGAAGTATGCATCAAAACTAAAAGAGATGTTCTTAAAAAATGAATTGAGCGAATGGGAATCTTCATATAGGGGAATGCTTATGTATAAATATGCATTTTCTTCAGAAGAAATTGATGCAATGAAAATGGAAGATGGAAGATATAAGGATTTTTCTTTAAAAGTTGCACAAAAAAGGCTCTTTGATGAATAG
- a CDS encoding helix-turn-helix transcriptional regulator, protein MQQHDYDKILYRLMSILGRLNDGEILYKDDLAKEFNVSTQTIQRDFNERLVTRFPIHRIGNGWKMMEGHHLEKSRAVEDILVLDILKTFSNGLGPSFAKRSEGLLSKLCESHSSVFYTRLSFEDMSVISGLFDTLEKAIEESRLVQFFHKNQYRLVKPYRVVSFDGYWYLLCEEVIDGRVKTFHIARMKDLCLHEDHFEKDTTLAKRLDKAINAWFNPNVEPYEVILEISAEIKRYMLDHPIAPTQKIVQELADGTFYLSLEITNEKEILSTIFKWIPHIRVIAPKALQESVLLQTKAFLEKQVLL, encoded by the coding sequence ATGCAGCAACACGACTACGATAAAATCCTGTACCGTTTAATGAGCATTCTTGGTCGATTGAATGATGGAGAAATATTATACAAAGACGATCTTGCCAAAGAGTTCAATGTCTCCACTCAAACCATTCAAAGAGATTTTAATGAACGCTTAGTAACCCGCTTTCCCATCCATCGAATTGGTAATGGATGGAAGATGATGGAAGGCCATCATTTGGAAAAGAGTAGGGCGGTTGAAGATATTTTAGTGTTGGATATTTTAAAAACATTCTCCAATGGTCTTGGACCTTCTTTTGCAAAACGCTCTGAGGGATTACTCAGTAAACTCTGCGAATCTCACTCCTCTGTTTTTTATACCCGCTTATCCTTTGAAGATATGAGTGTGATCTCTGGATTATTTGATACTTTAGAAAAAGCGATTGAAGAATCACGATTGGTGCAGTTTTTTCATAAGAATCAGTATCGGTTGGTGAAACCGTATCGTGTGGTCAGTTTTGATGGGTATTGGTATTTGTTATGTGAAGAGGTGATTGATGGAAGAGTGAAAACCTTTCATATTGCTCGCATGAAAGATCTTTGTTTGCATGAAGATCATTTTGAAAAAGACACTACGTTAGCCAAACGATTGGATAAAGCCATTAATGCTTGGTTTAATCCTAATGTTGAACCTTATGAAGTCATTTTAGAAATCAGTGCGGAGATAAAACGCTATATGCTTGACCACCCCATTGCTCCTACGCAAAAGATTGTGCAAGAACTTGCCGATGGGACCTTTTATCTTAGTCTAGAAATTACGAATGAAAAAGAGATTCTCTCTACCATCTTCAAATGGATTCCTCATATTCGCGTGATTGCTCCAAAAGCCTTACAAGAGAGTGTGCTTTTACAGACCAAAGCCTTTTTAGAAAAACAGGTGTTGCTCTAA